In Prunus dulcis unplaced genomic scaffold, ALMONDv2, whole genome shotgun sequence, one DNA window encodes the following:
- the LOC117612794 gene encoding rust resistance kinase Lr10-like, with amino-acid sequence MGIIPTEMQQAVHITCLCLILVAFCKVHGETQKPCEELKCSYHGPAIHFPFRIKDRHPDHCGYPGFVVSCNDRKETVLELPTIPVKLSVESINYERQKMYLYDPDNCLVAKLIEIRNMSFSPFYVIDTQNITLFNCSSLVMQHEGLDPNPNYPVAAPCLRSPGHQVYAVDSAGHVEALQSCTKMYNVFSVPYYFQGEQAALFRWSKPNCTECDAEGKKCRLKTSDTNNEIECVLDLRKANMSAFLGSFVLILLVIAAYRVYSHDKNEKENRLKIERFLEEYRALKPSRYSYADIKGITDQFKDKLGEGAYGTVYKGKLSSELFVAVKVLDSSKGDGEDFINEVGAMGHIHHVNVVRLVGFCADGFRRALVYEFLPNGSLQDFISSADSKYCFLGWDKLQDIALGVAQGIEYLHQGCDQRILHFDIKPHNVLLDYNFIPKLSDFGLAKLCSKDESIVSMTTARGTMGYIAPEVFSRNFGKVSYKSDVYSFGMLLLEMIRGKTNIGATTENTNQDYYPEAVYNLLDEGEDPRIHFGEEGDDEIPTKLAIVGLWCIQWNPVDRPSMNAVVQMLEGGEKLTKPPNPFASTGSTRSFATGPSRNLNLELETIVELE; translated from the exons ATGGGCATTATCCCCACAGAAATGCAACAAGCAGTTCACATCACTTGCCTTTGCTTAATCTTAGTGGCTTTTTGCAAAGTTCATGgagaaacccaaaaacccTGCGAAGAATTGAAGTGTAGCTATCATGGCCCTGCTATCCATTTCCCTTTCAGGATCAAAGATAGACACCCAGATCATTGTGGATATCCTGGGTTTGTTGTATCTTGCAATGACAGAAAAGAGACTGTTCTTGAGCTCCCAACAATTCCGGTCAAACTCTCTGTGGAATCTATAAATTATGAGCGTCAGAAAATGTATCTATATGACCCCGATAATTGCCTGGTGGCAAAGCTTATAGAAATCCGCAACATGTCATTCTCTCCCTTCTACGTAATCGACACTCAGAACATTACGCTATTCAATTGTTCTTCTTTAGTTATGCAGCATGAGGGACTggatccaaatccaaattatCCTGTGGCTGCCCCATGCCTTAGAAGCCCCGGCCACCAAGTTTATGCAGTTGATTCTGCTGGTCACGTTGAAGCCCTACAGTCATGTACCAAGATGTATAATGTTTTCTCAGTCCCTTATTATTTTCAGGGCGAACAAGCGGCTCTTTTCCGATGGTCTAAACCAAATTGTACAGAATGTGATGCAGAGGGAAAGAAGTGTAGATTGAAGACCAGTGACACTAACAATGAAATTGAATGTGTACTGGACTTGAGGAAAGCAAATATGA GTGCATTCCTGGGTTCCTTTGTACTGATCCTACTAGTCATTGCAGCGTATCGTGTCTATAGCCatgacaaaaatgaaaaggagaatcgattgaaaattgaaagattTTTAGAGGAGTACAGAGCGCTCAAGCCAAGCAGATATTCTTATGCAGACATTAAGGGGATTACAGATCAATTTAAGGACAAGTTAGGAGAAGGAGCCTATGGAACCGTTTATAAAGGAAAGCTTTCTTCTGAACTCTTTGTTGCTGTGAAAGTCCTCGACAGTTCTAAGGGAGATGGGGAAGATTTCATAAACGAAGTGGGAGCGATGGGTCATATCCACCACGTCAACGTAGTTCGCTTGGTTGGGTTTTGTGCTGATGGATTTAGACGAGCTCTTGTATATGAGTTCTTGCCCAATGGTTCGCTGCAGGATTTCATTTCATCAGCAGATAGCAAATATTGTTTCCTTGGTTGGGATAAGTTGCAAGATATCGCTCTAGGCGTAGCCCAAGGAATTGAATATCTTCACCAAGGATGTGATCAACGAATCCTTCATTTTGATATCAAACCGCATAACGTTTTGCTAGACTACAACTTCATTCCAAAACTTTCAGATTTTGGTTTGGCTAAGTTGTGTTCCAAGGACGAAAGTATTGTGTCAATGACTACAGCTAGGGGAACCATGGGCTACATTGCACCTGAAGTGTTCTCCAGGAACTTCGGAAAGGTGTCTTATAAGTCAGATGTCTATAGTTTTGGAATGTTATTGCTTGAGATGATACGAGGTAAAACGAATATTGGTGCAACCACGGAGAACACAAACCAAGATTACTACCCAGAGGCGGTCTATAATCTTCTAGACGAAGGAGAAGACCCACGAATCCattttggagaagaaggagaTGATGAAATTCCAACGAAACTCGCAATTGTAGGGCTCTGGTGCATCCAATGGAACCCGGTTGATCGTCCTTCCATGAATGCGGTGGTTCAAATGTTGGAAGGAGgagaaaagttaacaaaaccTCCTAATCCTTTTGCGTCCACAGGTTCTACAAGAAGCTTTGCAACTGGGCCATCAAGAAATTTAAATCTAGAGTTAGAAACAATTGTTGAGTTAGAATAA